A segment of the Streptomyces sp. NBC_01235 genome:
GGGTGGAACTGCAGTACGCCGTCCGCGACCTGGGCCGCGCCGACCTCCCAGGCGCGCTGATCGCGGTCGGTGTCATCTGCGTGGTACTCGTCGCCGTTCGCTTCGCGTTCCTGTACGCCTCCACCTACCTGGTCCGCGCGCTCGACCGCCGCCCCCAGCAACGCGTGCTCCGCGTAGGTCACCGGACCCGGGTGGTCAGCGGGCTGGCCGGCTTCCGGGGCGCGGTCTCGCTCGCGATGGTGCTCTCCGTGCCGCAGACACTCGACTCGGGCGAGCCGTTCCCCGACCGCAGCTTCATCGTCTTCGTCACCTCCGGCGTCATCCTCGTGACGCTGGTGGTGCAAGGCCTGCTGCTGCCGGTGGCGGTGCGCTGGGCGAAGCTGCCACCCGACACCACGGTCGACGACGAACATGACCTCGCCGAGACCACGGCCATCGAAGAGGCGATCAAGGCGATACCCCGACTCGCCGCCGGTCTGGAGAGTGATCCGAAGATCGTCGAGTGGCTGCGGCAGGAGTACGAGGCCCACCTGGCGTCCGTCCGGGCCCGGAGCGCGGGCGCCCACGACGACCCCGCGGTGCTCCAGCACCAGGACTACCTCGCGCTGCGCCTGGCCCTCATCGCCAACAAACGCGCCACCGTCGTACGGCTGCGCGACGAGCGCCGGATCGATGACACCGTACTGCGCCGCCAGCAGGCCGCCCTCGACAGCGAAGAGATCCGCCTGTCGGGAGGCGCGGCGGTCGAATGACTCGTCTCCGAGGAAGGACTTCCCATGAAGGCCATAGGGCTGACCGAATTCGGCGGACCCGACGTACTGCGGGTCCTGGACCTTCCGGTCCCCGAGGCCGGGCCGGGCGAGATCCGGATCCGGGTGCACGCGGCGACGGTCAACCCCGTCGACACGTTGGTGCGCCGGGGAATCGCCTTCGTCTCCGACGCCGAGCCGCCCTACGTGCCAGGGATGGACGCGGCCGGCGTGGTCGAGCAGATCGGCGAGGGAACCGAAACCGATCTCGAGGCCGGTGACCATGTCATGGCCGTCGTGGTCGTCTCCGGGACGCGCGGAGCCTACGCCGAGCACCTGGTCGTTCCCGCCGAGTCGGTGGTCCGCGTACCGGCGGGCGCGACCGATGTCGAGGCCGCCACGCTGCCGATGAACGGGCTGACGGCCCGTATGGCGCTGGACCTGCTCCAACTTCCCGCAGGCGCCACCGTGGCGGTCACGGGAGCGGCCGGCGCGGTCGGCGGCTGCGCTGTCCAGCTGGCCAAGGCGGACGGGCTCCGGGTGATCGCCGACGCGGCGCCGAAGGACGAGGCACTGGTGAAGGAGCTCGGGGCTGATGTAGTCCTGCCTCGCGGTACCGAGTTCCCGGAGCTGGTGCGCAGGGAGATACCCGACGGTGTCGACGGACTCGTCGACACCGCGGGCGTCGCCGGCCTCGCCATCCGCGCGGTCCGCGACGGTGGTCGGGTGGCCTCGTCGGTCGGTGGCGTCGAAGTGCCCGGTGAGCGCGGCATCGAGATCCGCCACACGTTGGTGCCCCAGTACGCACGCGAACATGCCAAGCTCGACCGCCTCCGTCAACTGGCGGAGGAAGGCAGCCTTACCTCGCGGGTCGCACGGACCCTGCCGGCCGAACAGGCCTCCGAAGCACACCGACTGCTGGAAGTGGGCGGCCTCCGGGGACGCGTGGTGCTCACCTTCTGAGCATCCGGAAGTCCAGGTGATCGCGGGCCGGGTGGGTGGCGGCTTCGGCGTCCCCCGAGACAGCTGCTGCCCAGTCGGCGTCCCCGGCCACACCGACGGGTCCACACGAGAGGGTCGCGTAGCCCATCGGGGCCGTTTCCTCTTCGGGCCGTTTCCTCGCTCCCTCGGCCGTTGCCGGGACGCTCTCTCAGCAGCGACAGGCTCTCCACAGCACAGACGGCAGCCGACGTAGCCCGACCCGCCGCCCCGGTACTCAACTGACCGCCCTGTGGATGGCTGCCCCAGCCGCGCAACCATCAAATGGGACAACGAATCGACCCCGAAACGCCGTCGGTCCGCCCGCTGCTGCGCCGTCCCGGCCCCTGTACGGCCCCTGGGTCTTGGCACCAGCCCTCAGGGCGGCCACCCGAACCGCGAGCGGAAACCTCGAACACCTACTCCGCCGCAGTTCAGAGGGGTTAAGGCTCCCCCGAGCACCTCCGGACCCCAAACCCACGAGCAGCGGATTCAGTCCGTTCAGGCAAAGTTGACGCCCCGGCACCCAAAAAAGAACGTTTCCGCAGGTCAGAAGCCTGCGCAGGTGGGGCGGGTGGGACTCGAACCCACGGCCGACGGATTATGAGTCCGCTGCTCTAACCGGCTGAGCTACCGCCCCATAGCGGCGTGTCGCGTACATGTGTGCGCGCCGTCTGCCGCAGCATAGCCGCTCATACGATCTCACGCTTCGGCTGGTCGACCTTGCACGACCATGAGGACCGCGCCCTGGCCTGCGCGGTTCCCGCCGACATGAAAAAGGACCCCCACGGGGTCCTCGTTCACGATGCTCCCCCGACTGGACTCGAACCAGTAACCTGCCGGTTAACAGCCGGCTGCTCTGCCAATTGAGCTACGGAGGACCGAGCTCCCCCGACTGGACTCGAACCAGTAACCTGCCGGTTAACAGCCGGCTGCTCTGCCAATTGAGCTACGGAGGAATGCCTCGTTGCATCGAACGTACCTGCCTGGGTATTCGCCAGGAAGCGCTCGCTCGCTGCGACACATACATTAGCGCAAGCTGGGGGGTGCTCCGCCAATCGGTTCCCCCGGCGCCGATGTCGTGCCAGGGACCTACACGAGGGAAGGGTGGCCGTCATGCGCTACAAGCTCACGTTCGTCGTCGGGCTGGCTCTGGGTTACGTACTGGGCACGCGTGCCGGGCGCGAGCGCTACGAACAGCTGAAGAAGTCCGCGCGACAGGTCGCCCAGAACCCCGCCGTGCGCAACA
Coding sequences within it:
- a CDS encoding NADP-dependent oxidoreductase, which translates into the protein MKAIGLTEFGGPDVLRVLDLPVPEAGPGEIRIRVHAATVNPVDTLVRRGIAFVSDAEPPYVPGMDAAGVVEQIGEGTETDLEAGDHVMAVVVVSGTRGAYAEHLVVPAESVVRVPAGATDVEAATLPMNGLTARMALDLLQLPAGATVAVTGAAGAVGGCAVQLAKADGLRVIADAAPKDEALVKELGADVVLPRGTEFPELVRREIPDGVDGLVDTAGVAGLAIRAVRDGGRVASSVGGVEVPGERGIEIRHTLVPQYAREHAKLDRLRQLAEEGSLTSRVARTLPAEQASEAHRLLEVGGLRGRVVLTF